A DNA window from Cutaneotrichosporon cavernicola HIS019 DNA, chromosome: 2 contains the following coding sequences:
- the AFG2 gene encoding uncharacterized protein (AAA domain (dynein-related subfamily)), with amino-acid sequence MPDPVSSLSAIALEVEAGSSEALNQRRTRRVYLGPDVLRSTKLSAGQWVLVKAKHPSGLGWIVGQVWPRVGLDDGTLALAHTQLANLGGREVDVFRFPLAACKGVAKTVTVKYTGPKKEEGEGRKREVEWERAAVKESLAATKYVAAGFRVAVGEDDPTYEVTAVEVSTKVAAKIGPDAVANDLGAMSLSDAPMVFEAEWRTKVVFEDETEEGKQAAAAATGKPSLSSASTTALPSYINIFTPAEQSESAYKLLGGLDAQIKAVRALIDLPLQQPELFTRFGLAPPRGLLLHGPPGTGKTALARAIASSTPGCSCIVVNGPELSSAFHGETEERLRGVFEEARRRSPCIIVLDEVDALCPRRDGGEGGEVERRVVAMLLTLMDGMTADAGEKVIVVAATNRPNAIDPALRRPGRFDREIEIGIPDAVGRKHILDILLSKMPNSLSPEDVAAIAARTHGYVGADLTSLVREAASTAITRWHASPSGEPELTHADVLATLPNIRPSAMREVFVETPTVRWSDIGGQDEVKAKLRECVEWPLTHAATFTRLGVEAPKGVLLYGPPGCSKTMTAKALATESGLNFLAVKGPELLNKYVGESERAVREIFRKARAAAPSIVFFDEIDALGANRDGSDGAHGGVLTSLLNEMDGVEALSGVTVVAATNRPDVLDPALTRPGRLDRILYVGAPDAQTRRDIFALRFRSMAVEPGVDLDELARITEGCSGAEVASICQDAALATMNEDLNAPFVKKSHLLNSACTVRRRITPAMLRFFEEWRDQSGIRSA; translated from the exons ATGCCCGACCCAGTCTCCTCGCTCAGCGCGATCGCCCTTGAAGTCGAGGCCGGGTCCTCGGAAGCGCTCAACCAGCGCCGCACGCGGCGTGTCTATCTCGGCCCCGACGTGCTCCGATCGACCAAGCTATCCGCAGGGCAATGGGTGCTCGTCAAAGCTAAGCATCCCTCTGGATTGGGATGGATCGTGGGCCAGGTGTGGCCGCGTGTTGGACTGGACGACGGCA ccctggcgctcgcgcacacACAGCTCGCTAACcttgggggaagggaggtCGACGTGTTCCGCTTCCCCCTGGCTGCGTGCAAGGGTGTTGCGAAGACCGTGACGGTCAAGTACACTGGACCCAAGAaagaagaaggggaggggaggaaaCGCGAGGTCGAATgggagcgcgccgccgtcaaggAGTCCCTTGCTGCGACCAAGTACGTTGCGGCTGGCTTCAGGGTCGcggtgggcgaggacgatCCTACGTACGAGGTGACGGCGGTCGAAGTGTCCACTAAGGTGGCAGCTAAGATTGGCCCTGACGCCGTCGCGaacgacctcggcgcgaTGTCCCTCTCCGACGCGCCCATGGTGTTTGAGGCCGAATGGCGCACCAAGGTCGTGTttgaggacgagacggaggaggggaagcaggctgctgctgcagcAACTGGGAAGCCGTCGTTGTCTTCAGCATCT accACGGCGCTCCCGTCATACATCAACATCTTCACGCCCGCGGAGCAATCCGAGTCGGCGTACAAGCTCCTGGGCGGTCTCGACGCGCAGATCAAGGCCGTACGCGCTCTTATCGATCTGCCGCTCCAGCAGCCTGAGCTTTTTACGCGCTTCGGCCTGGCACCTCCGCGCGGCTTGTTGCTGCACGGCCCACCGGGAACGGGCAAGACCGCGCTTGCGCGAGCGATTGCATCCTCAACGCCAGGGTGTAGCTGTATCGTCGTCAACGGCCCAGAACTCTCCTCGGCATTCCACGGCGAAACAGAAGAGCGCCTGCGCGGTGTgttcgaggaggcgcgccgccgctcaccCTGCATCATTGTCCTGGATGAGGTGGACGCCCTGTGCCCCCGTCGCGAcggtggcgagggtggagaggtcgagcggcgcgtcgtTGCGATGCTACTCACGCTCATGGATGGAATGACGGCCGACGCGGGAGAGAAAGTCATTGTGGTGGCTGCGACGAACCGGCCGAACGCCATCGACCCAGCTCTGCGTCGCCCGGGGCGCTTCGACCGCGAGATCGAGATTGGCATCCCGGACGCTGTTGGGCGAAAGCACATCCTCGATATCCTCCTGTCCAAGATGCCCAACTCGTTGAGCCCTGAGGACGTCGCCGCGATTGCTGCTCGCACGCACGGTTACGTCGGTGCAGACCTGACCTcgctcgtgcgcgaggcAGCGAGTACAGCGATTACGCGCTGGCATGCCTCGCCGTCAGGCGAGCCGGAGCTCAcccacgccgacgtgctcgcCACTCTTCCCAACATCAGGCCGAGTGCAATGCGCGAAGTCTTCGTCGAGACCCCGACTGTGCGGTGGTCTGACATCGGTGGccaggacgaggtcaaggccaagttGCGCGAGTGCGTCGAGTGGCCTCTCACCCACGCGGCGACGTTCACCCGCCTGGGCGTGGAGGCACCCAAAGGCGTCCTCCTGTACGGCCCACCGGGATGCAGCAAGACAATGACAGCCAAGGCTCTGGCGACTGAGAGCGGGCTCAacttcctcgccgtcaagggGCCGGAGTTGCTGAACAAATATGTGGGCGAGAGCGAAAGGGCGGTACGCGAGATATTCCGgaaggcgcgcgcggctgcGCCCAGCATCGTGTTCTTTGACGAGattgacgcgctcggcgctaACCGCGATGGCTCGGATGGCGCGCACGGAGGCGTCCTCACGTCCCTCCTGAATGAGATGGATGGCGTTGAGGCGCTCTCGGGCGTCACTGTTGTGGCAGCAACGAACCGCCCGGACGTCCTCGACCCTGCCCTCACCCGGCccggccgcctcgaccgtATCCTGTACGTCGGTGCGCCGGACGCCCAGACGCGCCGCGACATTTTTGCCCTCCGCTTCCGCTCCATGGCGGTCGAGcccggcgtcgacctcgacgagctcgctcGTATT acgGAGGGTTGCTCCGGTGCCGAAGTCGCGTCCATCTGCCAAGATGCAGCGCTGGCCACGATGAACGAGGACCTCAATGCGCCGTTCGTCAAGAAAtcccacctcctcaactCGGCATGCACtgtgcggcggcgcatcACGCCGGCCATGCTCCGCTTCTTCGAGGAGTGGCGCGACCAGAGCGGGATCAGGAGTGCCTAG
- the ARD1 gene encoding uncharacterized protein (FR47-like protein): MDIRQATIDDLLGMQNANLLNLPENYTFKYYLYHALTWPELSYVAVDPAGRIVGYILAKMEEDPASEPSGHVTSISVLRPYRRLGLANRLMKQAQHAMVAHYNAAFITLHVRKSNRAAISLYRDALGFEVHAMEKGYYADGEDAYGMRFVFKGKDTAA; this comes from the exons ATGGATATCAGGCAAGCCACT ATTGATGACCTGCTGGGCATGCAGAATgccaacctcctcaactTGCCCGAGAACTATACGTTCAAGTACT accTCTACCACGCCCTGACCTGGCCCGAGCTGTCCTACGTTGCCGTCGACCCGGCCGGTCGCATTGTCGGGTacatcctcgccaagatgGAAGAAGACCCGGCGTCCGAGCCCAGCGGGCACGtcacctccatctcggTGCTGCGGCCGTACCGCCGCCTCGGGCTGGCGAACAGGCTGATGAAGCAGGCGC AACACGCCATGGTCGCGCACTATAACGCAGCCTTCATCACTCTACATGTGCGCAAGTCGAACCGTgccgccatctcgctctACCGCGACGCGTTAGGCTTCGAGGTCCACGCCATGGAGAAGGGGTACT acgccgacggcgaggatgcgTACGGGATGCGTTTCGTGTTCAAGGGCAAAGACACAGCGGCGTGA